One uncultured Draconibacterium sp. genomic window, GGCTCCATCTTAAACCAGGCAAATTCAGCCAGATGCACAAACTCAAATCCCATATCCGCAATGTTTTTAATATCGCGTTCCCATTGGGTTTCGTTCCAATGTTCAGGATAATAATAAATTCCGGTAGATATCAATTCTTCGTCTGGAAAAAACGGACAGACATCCTGCGCTTTAAGCCCGATACCGGAAAATAATAACAGCAGTAATAGTTGAATTAAGAATAGTTTCATTTTTAATCGTTTCGAAGAATTACTTTATTTTTCCACTTCTATAAATTCAGGTTCATATGGTGCAATGGTAAAATTGCCATTGTAATTTTTATCGAAGAGAACACTTTAAATTCTCCCAGAGCAAAGTGTTAAGCAAATTTTATAATTATAAATATATATTTTTATTTTTCTTATTATTATGTAACTACTTTTGAATTATTCAAGCATGCTTTCTTCTTATGATCTTAGTATTTTCCAACCACAACAACTTTCTTTCTTCCAACAATACAAATCCCTTCTTTCAGCCCTTTTGTAGCCTGAGATCTTTTTACTTGCGAGCGTATTCTTGCCCCGGTAATGGTGTAAACATCCACAAATTCGGGTTCTGAATCGACAGGAAAAAGATCATATATTCCGGTAGGTTTTGTATAATTTTCGTCGTTAGTGAGGTATATATCATTGATGATTAAAGGGCAACCACCATTTGACCAGAAACCAACATAATAAATATGCGCCGGGTCCATTTTCGTGGTTGTTCCGTGCTTGTACATATTATCGAGCGAAACTACCACCTGATCTTCGTTACCAACATCATATATTCCGGGTGTTGTCCAGTAGCTGTTTTCGTCGTAGAGTCGGAATGAAAACCCACAGGCATTTGTATTTCCCAGTTTCACCACCAAGTATTTATAGTTAGAAAGATCGACACCGTTATTGTAGTACCAGCCACCAAAACCATATTGGCCGGTAATGAGTGTACCGCTTGTTTCATCAAAGGATCCGTCTTCCCAAATATCAGGATTAAACACCTCGTTGGTTAACGGGAATGTGCTGGCATTAACCTGTACATTTGCCTGCATTTTGTTTCCGCCCGGGCCGGTGTAAGAAATATTGATACTCGCCTCTCCGTCTTTAAGCGCATGAATTCGCCCCCTTAACACCTGCATAATTTCGGGGTTGTTAATCGAGTATTCTGCAAGAGAGCTGATATTTTCAATGTGTCCATCAGCAAAAACAGCGTTTACAGCTAAACTGGTTGAACTGCTAGTCATCACTGATAACGACTCGCCATTTTCAATAACCAGATCAGTAAGCGTTAAATAGTTAGTTGATGCCCCTTCAAAATCGTACTCTTGTTTGTACTCCTTGAACCACTGGTAAATTGGCCAGGGACAAGCTTCTGGATCGTTCAGAAAAGTATATTCTTCGCCATCGGCCGGAGCAATGCCGGTAAAATCGTCCAGCAGATCGGGGCTGGTAAAAAGCAACCAGCTTACATTGCCACATTCATCGGTAATTTTTTTAAAGTTGGCACCAAAACCTTCTTCGCCTGCAGTGCCGGTGATGTCTTTTCCCCACGATGATTCGTATTTCTCCGGCGCCCAGTCCATTTCGGTTACCATAATTGGAGCAAAATCGGCCACCGGCTGAACCTGTTCGTCCCATCCTCTTTGGAAGGGCTCGTATCCGTTTCCGCTGTTAAACCAGCCCGGGTAAACGTGAACCGCATAACCGATATTTTCCCCCTCAATTGGATTAATGGCATAACCCGAATATTGCGACTGATAGCCCAGGCCCGGTATCCAAAGTATATTATCGGCATTGGCCCTAATGGTATCAACAATGGCCTGAAAATAAGTCTTTAAATTATCGAAATGCCCCTGCGTTCCTGATCCGTATGTTCCGTCGGGGCCAAGAATATGAATTGGCTCGTTGGCCAGCTCGAACATGATGTTCGGATTATTTTTCAATTTCGGATGTTGCGCTACAATATCCCACACTTTAAGCAGGTATTCCTGGTAAA contains:
- a CDS encoding cellulase family glycosylhydrolase, producing MKKILVWGVVLMIFMPINHLLAWEGMPIPKLYVEGRYLKDSTGHVVNLHGFAQTYSPWFNEQNSQWNNYDVQACLNYNQQIIDDILTAGWEMNFVRLHMDPYWSNTPGCEGRYEGEECFSETRFVKYLDEVFVPMAEYAVTKGLYVVMRPPGVCPEDIEIGGVYQEYLLKVWDIVAQHPKLKNNPNIMFELANEPIHILGPDGTYGSGTQGHFDNLKTYFQAIVDTIRANADNILWIPGLGYQSQYSGYAINPIEGENIGYAVHVYPGWFNSGNGYEPFQRGWDEQVQPVADFAPIMVTEMDWAPEKYESSWGKDITGTAGEEGFGANFKKITDECGNVSWLLFTSPDLLDDFTGIAPADGEEYTFLNDPEACPWPIYQWFKEYKQEYDFEGASTNYLTLTDLVIENGESLSVMTSSSTSLAVNAVFADGHIENISSLAEYSINNPEIMQVLRGRIHALKDGEASINISYTGPGGNKMQANVQVNASTFPLTNEVFNPDIWEDGSFDETSGTLITGQYGFGGWYYNNGVDLSNYKYLVVKLGNTNACGFSFRLYDENSYWTTPGIYDVGNEDQVVVSLDNMYKHGTTTKMDPAHIYYVGFWSNGGCPLIINDIYLTNDENYTKPTGIYDLFPVDSEPEFVDVYTITGARIRSQVKRSQATKGLKEGICIVGRKKVVVVGKY